One window of Triticum dicoccoides isolate Atlit2015 ecotype Zavitan chromosome 5A, WEW_v2.0, whole genome shotgun sequence genomic DNA carries:
- the LOC119297406 gene encoding uncharacterized protein LOC119297406: MGGTPRSSIGHILPGAGFFAVGLWHLFNHIRLFSQRPDSYVAPVWFPVPRARYLEPALVIAGSALEFVMEMFVDHSTFLPFDADGSIPSDRLHNHEHAIICLALVVYAGAAVHLDRARAPGRRALCLLLVSVVFAQELLVFHFHSTDHAGVEGQFHWILQVVVAACLGTSLLGVGFPRSFAVSLARSACIMFHGVWLAVIGAMVWVPSMVPKGCSLVREDGRDTVRCHSKASLHRARALVNLQFGWYLSFITVFVLTVYLYVCSRYPADQAYARLLPKAGEEEEEHDLEARKCGVPRDGGSDVHARGFAPLEMEA; this comes from the coding sequence ATGGGCGGCACGCCGCGGAGCAGCATCGGCCACATCCTGCCCGGCGCCGGCTTCTTCGCCGTCGGCCTGTGGCACCTGTTCAACCACATTAGGCTCTTCTCCCAGCGCCCGGACTCCTACGTCGCGCCGGTCTGGTTCCCCGTGCCGCGCGCGCGCTACCTCGAGCCCGCCCTCGTCATCGCCGGCAGCGCCCTCGAGTTCGTCATGGAGATGTTCGTGGACCACTCCACCTTCCTGCCGTTCGACGCCGACGGCTCCATCCCGTCGGACCGGCTCCACAACCACGAGCACGCCATCATCTGCCTGGCGCTCGTCGTCTACGCGGGCGCCGCCGTCCACCTGGACCGCGCCCGGGCTCCGGGGCGCCGCGCGCTCTGCCTGCTCCTCGTGTCCGTGGTGTTCGCGCAGGAGCTCCTCGTCTTCCACTTCCACTCCACCGACCACGCCGGCGTGGAGGGCCAGTTCCACTGGATCCTGCAGGTGGTCGTCGCCGCCTGCCTCGGCACCTCGCTCCTCGGCGTCGGCTTCCCGCGGAGCTTCGCGGTGAGCCTGGCCCGGTCGGCGTGCATCATGTTCCACGGGGTGTGGCTGGCGGTCATCGGCGCCATGGTGTGGGTGCCGAGCATGGTGCCCAAGGGGTGCTCGCTGGTGCGCGAGGACGGCCGCGACACGGTGCGCTGCCACAGCAAGGCCAGCCTTCACCGCGCCAGGGCGCTCGTGAACCTGCAGTTCGGGTGGTACCTGTCCTTCATCACCGTGTTCGTCCTCACGGTCTACCTCTACGTGTGCAGCAGATACCCCGCCGACCAAGCATACGCGCGGCTCCTCCCGaaagccggcgaggaggaggaggagcatgaccTAGAGGCGCGCAAGTGCGGGGTGCCGCGTGACGGCGGCAGCGACGTGCATGCGCGTGGCTTCGCGCCACTGGAGATGGAGGCGTAA